From the Thamnophis elegans isolate rThaEle1 chromosome 16, rThaEle1.pri, whole genome shotgun sequence genome, the window gtcttccaacttcttcttcctttcttctcttttctttttcatccagCTTGTGCTTTTTCCGGGCTCTGGATGTGCCTGACCATTTACCCTCTGAATATAGCCGCCGGAGTCTGGATGATGTAAGTATCGTCCATTTCCCTGATCGAATCTGGGACTGGGTTTAGACTGGACTGAATCTGGGACTGGATCGAATCTGGGACCGTGGCTGGCCGGATACCTTTCTGTCGATAGCCTGAAAGCAGTGGCTAGGAAGTTTACATCTACTGGATAACGAATTGGGGAGAAAATTTAGAATTTCCCCCCCAATGACCACAGCGAGAATCTTTGCATCTGCCAAATTGGAAAGCCACATCAATTCCTATCACGGAAGGACAGATTGAAGAATTATGGAATTGGCCAAGATGGTTAAAATTAGCTACTTTAATTAGGGAAAAGAGACATTAACTAGCTTTTTTTGATATCACCTCTGCACTTCTGCCCCAAAGAAATACAAATTGCCCCGACAAgacggctcagtggctaagacactgagcttgtcgatcagaaaggtcggcagttcagcggttcaagtcCCTAGTACAGGtatcctgcatgagcagggggttggactaggtgacctccaaggtcacttccaactcttgttactgttttttaaaaaaaccctggttTTGATTTTTTCCAGGGGTAAACGCTTTGTTTCGACAGAAATGGAGAGCGTTTATTATTCTTATGTTAAGTGAAAAGTTGAGGTTAGAATTTTAACTCTGCAATTTTATGgcactggattaaaaaaaaaatctcccttttAGTTGtgttctttccccttttcctcgaCTGATTTTCCCCACagtttttatttccatttgtattttatatcacgggggggcgggggaatgaaacatttttttttttaaaggaactggCTAGAAAGGGAAGGTTTTCTGTGCAGAAGGATAGATGGGAACTGCCTTAACTGAATCCGTTTATTTCCTTCCCAAGGTTGAACGCCTTCATTCTCATACTATGCGAAGCTCCCTTCTGTTGTCAGTTCATTGAGTTTGCAAATATTGTCTCGGCCAGAGCAGATAAGCTGCGTCCTTGGCAGAAGGCCCTTTTCTATTGTGGGTGAGTGTTACCTTTGTGTTATCCTCGGTCTTAGCAAACAGCCTCGCTTTttaaggggtctggaggctgaGCTGTACAACGAATGGTTATAAACAGatgaacggagttggaagggaccttgtaggtcatctagtccaaccccctgcccaagcaggagatcctacaccatttctgacaaaacgGCTATGATGATGTGAACCTAACCGCATAGGGATCGAGGCCAGTTTTAGCAACTGGACATTTTCTGTGAAAAGTGGGGAAGCGGGGAAGGGAAATTCCAAAATCACCCGCCAACATCTTTCCCTTGTGTTTGCGGAGAGAAAAAAATCTCGTCTCGTTTACTCACTGACCATAACCCAGTATTGTTTTTCCTGGGTGTTGTTCTAGTCTTCTGTTGACATATGTATATGCCCGGAATGGTGTAagaactcctgcttgagcagggggttggactagaagacctccaaggccccttcctgtCTGATGATCCTGTTTCTATGACCAGCCTCGGAGGACTTGCGATGACACTGCCTCTTTCGCCCCGAGAAACCTTGAACCGATCCCTATTATCTCTAGAAAACGCTGGAAGAATGGCTTCCTTGAGTGCCCTTGCCAAGTAAGATAACTGCCGcctgtcctcgacttacgacttacgtcctcgacttacgacccttGCTTTAGCAAAGATCCAAAGTTTCAGAATTTTGCTTGACAACTGCATGATTCAAGTGGTAAGGGCAGTGATTTGCTGAAGAACGGTGGCAATTAGGTCATAACTCCGTTTTTTCGGCAAGGAAGGGCGTAATGTGGGTCAATGAGCAATCggtcataaactgaggactacctgtacgctgTTGAGCTGATTTGGGCTCCAGAATATCTGGTGGGCAGCAGGGAAAGGTTTCCCAAGacgcaaaaaagaaaaaaaaagaaacctcaacCCGTgtcttatttttccattttctgtctcCGTTGAATCTTTCCTGGCTAAATCGTGATGAATTTGGCTTTTATCTCTGGTTCgtctctccttctttccaggATGGCTGTGTTCCCGGTCATTCTAAGCCTGACTCTGACTACCTTGTTCGGCAACGCCATTGCCTTCGCTACGGGCGTGCTTTATGGGCTGTCTGCGCTGGGTAAAAAGTAAGATTTTTTTCTCCCTACTCCCTCCCCCTGGGGAATTAAATTTGGTTGCgccctaaaatggcttctactgaactgccgtaaaatggcttctactgtacagcacagtggaaccctaaccctaacactgaaacacctcaagcaatttcaacccaacttggtacagagatgacttaccctctggagaaaaatactgtgggggtaagacacccctaactccCCTCGGGGTGtgggttctgttaagatgcagcctgttgtgcctttcaatggcttctactgcacagcaccgtggagttgccatggtaatggtttcacagtactccacaagggggctccctctgataagggggacaatccaatattagaaattacgtttggtccggacattccccacccccccataaataaataaatacccgggaaaCGCCGGCTTATCGGctaatattaaataaaaagatgCAATCTTCTTGAAGGCCTACTCCAGGTGTGGATCTGATTCTGTTGTGCGGAGCGATCTCTCGACACCTCTGTTGTGTTCCACAGGGGAGATGCCATCGCGTACGCCAGGATGCAACAAATTCAACAAAAGCCAGCCGGCGGCGATGGAACAGCAGGCAACATTCATGCGCAACTGGTGTGACGTTTTCTCCCCCATACACACACTTTTTGAAGCAGACTTTCACTCCGAGTCCCCTGTGTTCTTTTTGAAGTGCTTCCGAAATGAATTccgtttaaaaaacaacaacaatgcctTGAATTTCTGCATCACTGTGAATTTTAATACGCTGCCGTTTTTCAGGATTTGAAACGGGGTCTGAACAACTCCCAGCCCTGCTTAAGATCTCAGGTCAAAGCGAAATCAAATCAGGTGcaaggaagaatttttttttttccacacatCCAGGTGAATTCTCTTTGGCTGTTTTCAGAAGAGATGGAAGCATCCGTTACAGTTTGCATCTCAAATTTTGAAGAGTGGGCAGAAGATCTCTTCCTAATGTTGCCACAGTTtccactgcttttttaaaaaaaaaactgttcctTTTACACTTCACAACTGTGACAAAACCGACACAACAGTGTGTAAGTGCAGGGGAAGGATGAAATCAACGGTTTTCTAGAAGCGTTGTGTATTGCAGTGATGTCCAACTTTAATTGCAAAAGGGTAAAGGTTTCtcttgcacatacatgctagtcgttcccgactctagggggcagtgctcatctccgtttcaaagccgaagagccagcactgtccgaagacgtctccgtggtcctgtggccggcatgactcaatgccgaagatgcacggaacgctgttccctttccaccaaaggtggctcctatttttctacttgcattttttaacatgctttcgaactgctcggttggcagaagctgggacaagtcacaggagctcactccgttatgcggcactagggattcgaaccgctgaactgccgacctttctgattgacaagctcagcgtcttagccactgagtcatcgCATCCCTGaatttgcaaatatatatatatatatacatacatacatacatacatacacacacacacacacacacatatatacatacatacatacacatacatacatacatatatatatatatatatacatacatacatacatacatacacatacatacatacatacatacatacatacacacacagacataaaaCCAACGCCAAAACATGGATAGATTTTGGGGGGGATGAGAATTGGAATGCCGAATGTCTCAAATTAAAActcaagagtaaaaaaaaaaaaaaaaagatttaaaaaaaatccatgccgTGTTTATTTGCAGCAATTAATCCATCTTTGATTATCGTTGGAGAGTCGCAGAAACCAGGGAAAGgaagcaatttttgaaaccaggaaaaggaatttttgaAACCAGAAACAGGACAGAAATGAATTTTAGCTTTGATTgcgtttttttctctctctccctctgataAATGTACTCTTTGCGCTCCAAAGTGTGAGGTGACTTTGGTGTCGTTTTTGACCCGTTCTTCAAACTTTTGCAAAGCAttcagggggtgggggtgtttttTCACAACCCAGAGCCTTGTTCTCTGCGTTTTTAAGACTGCTGTGATTTCATATTGTTAGAAATTAGCGGAGTGCGTTCTGATTGTGTGATGCGTTTTATTAGGCAGAGAAATAACCGAACGATTGTTTTCTTGGCAGTGTGTCTTAATTTCCCTTTTGGGGGGTCTCTTCCTTATTCTAGGATTTTCGGCAACCAAAATTTGGAATTTCATACCGAAGGCTGTTTCCTTCTAGAAGCTTCAAATGccgggggaaaaaagagaggttTTCGCAGCAGTCGAATAAGGCTGGGCCAATTCACTGCGTTATTAAAACGAAGGAAAAATTCCCAGCAgcacagtttttttttattttttaaggggATAGATGAAAGATCTTCTTAGGGAAAGGGTTAAATGGATGTAAAACCATTTCAATTCTTCGTAATTGAAAAGCACAAAACTTcggttccttttttaaattttgggCTAGGTGCATTTTCTGTTGtggattatgtgtgtgtgtgtatgtgttgcatttctgctgctaaataaatacagggagactagtatagatctatttcaagctatttagctctcatcagctagccatacccttaccgggatttgaacctgtgctgtattacatattaggcagttgtgttagccaccaagccacagtatacctatttccctggcttagctgataaaggaggagagcctgtggcttggtggctaacacaactgcctaatatgtaatacagcacaggttcgaatcccagtaagggtatggctagctgatgagagctaaatagcttgaaatagatctatactgctctccctttatttatttatgaacacaaatgtaacaaaggcaacattaaaaataatggctttctgtctggatggtctcttgggatgagccgatagacagagaaaggaagcaatatgctttctcccatatttgggcataccagggggttgtgacacaatgcaTATATTTTGCATCGTTGTCCATAtcgatagtcctcaacttacaacgacaatgttgcttgtcagaagttcgcacacacacacacacactgcaactgtcataagtacatgccagttgccaagcctctgaatttggtcatgtgaccaaggggatgctgtaaCGCCCTTAAGCAcgaaaaacagttgtaagtcgttTTTTTACAGTgacgtcataactttgaatggttacaaaatgaattgctgtaagctgaggactacatgtGTTAGCTTTCTGTATGTCTCCCGCCCCACACCTATTTATACTGTTGGTTTACGGTTAACTTATTATTGAGAAAGTTttattcatacatacattcaaaTTTTATTTGACCTTTGTGTGATATTCGTTTAGACTTAAGATCTGTTGTTATGGCACTGAGATTCTGCTTCTTAATCAACTGTTTATTCTTTACCAGAAGGCAAACACAGAGTTATTTCTAGGAGGAAATGCTCCGAAGTATTAATTTTAACAGCAATCTCGGCCTATTTTATAGAGTAAGGCTCCGTGAATTCAAATGTTCTTCCCAGTAGACATGGAGAGTGATATTCGGTGTTTTGACTAGAAAAACAAATTAGACAGCTTCGATAAGAAAagaggcagctgctttaaagatttGGATTTCCACACTCCAAAACAGGTTTGGGGAATTAGATTTTGGAAGTTTGCGGGGGGTTTTTTTGGAATGGGGCTAAGAGGACCGATTGTGAGCACCAAGGATggcattaaagataaaggttcccctcgcacgtatgtgctagtcgttcccgactctagggggtgctgctcatctccgtttcaaagccgaagagccggagatgtctcggtggtcatgtggccagcatgactcaatgcccgaAGGCGCaccgaacgctgttcccttcccaccaaaggtggctcctatttttctacttgcattttttaacatgctttcgaactgctaggttggcagaagctgggacaagtcacaggagctcactccgttacgcggtgctaggggtTCCAACcgctgaaccgccgacctttctgaccgacaagctcagcgtcttagccactgagccacctcgtcccAGGATGGTGCTGGGGAACTGTAAAAAGCAAGTGTTTGTAGGGATTTGGGAAGGGCAAAACTCTAACTTTGTTTTCAGGTTGGTGTCATCTCTCGCATGTGACATCGTGAAACTTGGGGCAAAGACGACTTAAAACCAGATGAGGCTTTTTGCCTTGCCGTTAGGACTCAGATGAGAAGGGGcaggagacggggggggggggcagtccttgacttatgatggaGAGCCTAACATTTCAGTCGCTAAGAGGTGAGAGCGTTGTTAAGGGAGTTCGGCCCCGTTTTCTacaatcgttaagtgaatccctgggGCCGTTCAGTTTGTAGCATGGtcgttaaacaaatctggctcccccccctcccttgacttggctactcagaaagtcgcaaaaggagaCCGTCGTAAGTAGGAAGCAGTTGCTGAGCATCTGTATTTTCGATCACGTGACCAGGGTGGTAACTTCAAACCGTTCCTAAATAAaaggttttaagtcaaggaaacAGAAATTATCTTGAAGGAAGAGCAGAATtctacatttgcaaaaaaaaaaaaaatggctcagATGCTAGTTTGACCCTTCAGGGTGatgtttgattttgttttaagctCGGTGCATCCAACCGTTCGATCCTCAGCCAAATGGTGCTTATTCCTCTAACCAGAATTTAACTAACCATGGCTTAGTTAACAATGGCGAGATCTTGACTTCTGCACTACTTTTATCTCATTCAAACAGGCAGCTTCTAACCCCTTATTTATAAATTCTATCAGCAGTTCAAGTGGTTTCCCGTTGTTTCCCCTTCTGCGGCCTTAAAAGATAAAAAGCTGAACTGTAAGGGAGTGGGGGGGGactagatttgaaaaaaaaagtgtttttcttAGACAATTATCTCTTTAACTGCCGTTTTATAAAATTGACTCTAATGGAATTTCTTTTTGTGTATGCagtgaataaaaaaaacaacaccgtTCTACCTCTGGTAATAAGGTGTGTggttttaatgctttttttttaaaaaaaattgaaattgtggGCATGCAAAGAGGTATCAAAATGTGTTTTTAACTGCAATTAAAGTCCAGTTTTTGCTACCCTTTTCAGGGAAAAAATAGTAAGttttttactaattttttttaaa encodes:
- the CACFD1 gene encoding calcium channel flower homolog, which gives rise to GPWWFACKRFITQLGTLGKKVWNKTSLVLLSNGNFELKCDHKLRTSCAYYVIFLVFQLLLPFFSFLFHPACAFSGLWMCLTIYPLNIAAGVWMMLNAFILILCEAPFCCQFIEFANIVSARADKLRPWQKALFYCGMAVFPVILSLTLTTLFGNAIAFATGVLYGLSALGKKGDAIAYARMQQIQQKPAGGDGTAGNIHAQLV